In Hyperolius riggenbachi isolate aHypRig1 chromosome 1, aHypRig1.pri, whole genome shotgun sequence, the genomic window ACTACAAGTAAGAAAAGGAAAGTTGACAGTGAGGGCCGCCGTTTCCAGGAAAGGTggaaagtggatttttttttcacagaaataAGGAATAACTGTGTTTGTCTGATATGTCAAGAGACTGTGGCCGTTTATAAAGAATTTAATATCAAAAGACACTACCAGACAAAGCATAGCAGCACATATGACAAACTAACAGGGCGTGACCGCAGCGAAAAGTTAAAGCAACTTGAAGCGGTTTTAACTTCACAACAGCGATTTTTCACAAGAGCCCGTGAGTCAAATGAAAATGCCACAAGGGCAAGCTATGATGTGGCATTGTTAATTGCTAAAAATAGCAAGTCTTTTACTGAGGGTGATTTTATTAAAGAGTGCGTTATGAAAATGGTTGAAAATATCTGTCCTGAGAAAAAGCAAGAGTTTGCCAATATATGCCTGGCTCGTAACACTGTAGCACGCAGAATTGAAGACATATCATCAGATATTAAGAGACAGTTGATGTCCAAAGGAGAGGTTTTTGACTTCTTTTCAATAGCCTGTGATGAAAGCACAGACCTATCTGACACAGCTCAGTTGCTGATTTTTTTGAGAGGGGTGGACGATGAAATAAATGTGACTGAAGAGCTACTTGACCTCCAGAGCCTTAAGGACCAAACTAGAGGAAAAGATTTATTTGTTGCTGTTAGTTCTGCAATAGATGACATGAAACTGCCCTGGAACAAAGTTTCTGGGATTATTACtgatggggcacctgctatggctGGTGAACGAAGTGGCTTATCAACCCTAATCTGTAACAAGGTTATTGAAGAAGGAGGTAAAGCTATTAAACTCCATTGTATCATTCATCAACAAGTTCTCTGTGCTAAATATCTCAAATATGATCATGTTATGAAACCGGTTGTAAAGACTATTAATTTTATTCGTGCTAAAGCTCTGTACCACCGTCAGTTCAAACAGTTTCTACTGGACATCCATGCTGAATATGAAGATGTTTTATATCACAACGATGTTAGATGGCTCAGTCGAGGGTCTGCGCTGCAGCGTTTTAACTCTCTCAGAAAGGAAATAAAAGAATTCTTGGAAACAAAGGGACAACCGATGCGAGAACTATCTGATCCTGTTTGGCTGGCTGATTTGGGGTTTCTAGTTGACATAACAAGTCATCTGAATGTACTAAACACGAGTCTTCAGGGAAAAGATGCAGCGGTGAACCAGCTTCATTCACACCTCAAGGCATTTGGAAGAAAGCTGCAACTTTTCCAAAGGCATTTGTCACAAACACAGGCCAATACCatacatttcccagcattgcaGGAAATAATGAACAGTTTTTCACAGGACAATATCAGTGTGCAAATGAGCAGGTATGCAGCAGACATCGCATCTCTGGCTGAAGAGTTTAAACGGCGCTTTCAAGATTTTGCAGCTATTGAAAAGGAGATCAGCCTTTTCTCCTCTCCATTCTCTGTTGACCCAGATGATGCTCCAGAACAGCTGCAGCTTGAGCTCATTGAGCTGCAATGTGACAGCGAGTTACGCAGTCGTTACCAACAACTCTCTCTTGTGAACTTTTACCGCCAACTGGATAAGGGCAGGTTTCAGGAGATTCGAACACAGGCTAAGAAAATGCTGAGCTTGTTTGGCTCAACATATTTGTGTGAGAAGACATTCTCTGCCATGAACTTCAACAAGAATCGTGTGAGGACAAGACTGAGTGACTCTCATCTGCGTGACATTTTGCGCATCAAAACCACTGCCTTTGTACCGGACCAAGCCTGTTTGCTGGAGCACAGATCTCAGTTTCACCCTTCCCATTAGtgcaggtaagttttttttttaaatttatttcaaatacattttgaaaactcagcttttatgcaaaataaTTCATTTGCATTTAATTGTAATTGTTCAAAGAATGTTTGGAAAAATGTTCGGCCCTCCGGCATGTTCACTTCATCCAATCTGGCCCTCTttgaaaaaagtttggacacccctgataATCCATTATGAAATATATAATAAATGTATATGCCACTAGATAGTGCTGTAGTTTGCCAGGTAAACATAATGGAAATGAGGCAAGAAGCCTGTAAGTATGTTTTCTCACAGTTTATCTTCTGACCTTTGTTTAGCAGGTCTTTATAAATGGGTGTAGCTTTTGAGTgcctacaaaatgcatatgcagaTCACACAGGAAATGACTGACTTCTCTCTCTATATACAGGCTATGTACAGATTTACTGTCACACAATACTGTTAACCAAACCAGCAAAATGCGAATGTTTTCCTTAAGGGCCGCAGTCCTATTATGTTTCTGTAAGTAGATATATAACTAGAATTTTGTTTTGCATTAGGATTTTAATAAGATTTTATTTAAGTAATGTTACTAATTTTCTGAGGACAATACGAGTATATTAttttataatgtaatataatcTTTATGTAAACCATGCATATGTTTACTGTTATAAGAACATTTGTGATTAATTGATTTTTGATCTGTATTATTTCTTTCTAGGCTCTCTATGCAGCTGTAATGTTATACAAGCACCCAGTATGGAGGCTGTAGCAGGAGCAGACTTTGATATACTTTGTGAGCATTCCTCTCTGACCACTGCTGAATACATCCACTGGTACAGGCAGTCTCCAGGTCACAGCCCATTATTCCTGGTCAGTGGTTACAGCGGTATTACTGACAGCCCAGACCACAAGTTTAAACTACGTTTCAGAGACGGTAGAAAGTCCAGCACCCTCACAGTGAGGAACATCAGCCCTGAAGAGAGCGCTGTGTATTTCTGCATTGCTAGGAGTGACACAGAGATACAGCTGTGCTTCCTCTTTGTACAAAATGTCAGTGTGGAGCTGAGCTAAACTTACTGTATCTGGAATGCAGTGTTCTTTCCATTTGAGGTTAAAACAATATATTATTTCCATGTTAAAGGGAAACTACTCTCTCATTTACAAATGAAAACAAACAATATTGAAATAAACATAAATGAGTGTTGCACATTTCTGTTTGCAAAGTTATTAAAAATTGTCATTCCATTTCAATATGCAGCCAGGTACGAATTTCCAAGCCTAATTGGCAACTTAAATCACCCTTCTTTTGTGACCTTGGCAACAGTAGTACAGTAATGTTTGGAGTAATGTTTTGTTACTAATTTTCAACAACTGGGCTTAAAATTCAAGGAAAGAAAATGTTGGCATTCCTGTCTACACTTTTAGGAAAGAAGCATACCTTCATTTAAAGGAATTCTCCAATCATATGTCAACACtcaagttaacaattgtttcgggtcaTCAGGGGTCCCCTTCGTCACCCCTGatggccctgaaacaattgttaacttgaGTGTTGACATACGATTGGAGAATACATTTTGCTCactgagaagctggagtgctaaccaatcTTTTCTACTATTGGACTGCTTCCTGGATGTGGCACTACGGAAAGGTGTGCCTCTCCCTACCTCTTACCGTGTTCATTTAAAGGAACCCTATTCATAATTATCTTTTATTGATCTACCAAATCCATTATGAAATACATATTTACTTTATATTTCACTCTGGGGTGCTGTAGTTGGCATGGTAACGGTAATGAGACTGTGCTGAGATCGGATTTTGTAATAGCTTTGACTTCTTCAAGTGATCTCGTTTTAGCAGGTCGCCGGTGGCTTACATACTCTATGTAAATATAAGTAATATGCATACGTACAACATCTTCTCAAGCAAACACGTACAAAGAAAAGGccttatttaaccatttcagcccacgggtatttttcagcttatggacgagaggaattttcacctgtcagcgctcctcccattcattccccaataactttatcactacttttaaCAACAAAAtgatcaataccttgttttttctgacaccaattaggctttctttgggtggtacattatgctaagaattattttattctaaatgcattatgatgtaaataataagaaaaaaattgaaaaaatgcattatttttcagttttcagcctttatagttttaaaataattcatgctacaattaaaatacacacattttatttggccatttgtcccagttattgcaacgttaaaatgatattcctagtacaatgtatggtgacaatattttatttgg contains:
- the LOC137531137 gene encoding general transcription factor II-I repeat domain-containing protein 2-like translates to MVENICPEKKQEFANICLARNTVARRIEDISSDIKRQLMSKGEVFDFFSIACDESTDLSDTAQLLIFLRGVDDEINVTEELLDLQSLKDQTRGKDLFVAVSSAIDDMKLPWNKVSGIITDGAPAMAGERSGLSTLICNKVIEEGGKAIKLHCIIHQQVLCAKYLKYDHVMKPVVKTINFIRAKALYHRQFKQFLLDIHAEYEDVLYHNDVRWLSRGSALQRFNSLRKEIKEFLETKGQPMRELSDPVWLADLGFLVDITSHLNVLNTSLQGKDAAVNQLHSHLKAFGRKLQLFQRHLSQTQANTIHFPALQEIMNSFSQDNISVQMSRYAADIASLAEEFKRRFQDFAAIEKEISLFSSPFSVDPDDAPEQLQLELIELQCDSELRSRYQQLSLVNFYRQLDKGRFQEIRTQAKKMLSLFGSTYLCEKTFSAMNFNKNRVRTRLSDSHLRDILRIKTTAFVPDQACLLEHRSQFHPSH